CAGAAGATCCTGACGTATCTCCTCCACAAGCACTAAGCACAAGTCCACCTGCAAGAGTAAGCGCTAACAATTTAGATAATTGCTTTTGTTTCATGTACATATCCCCTTTTTATATATGATAAAAAAAGATTAATACACACCGTCTTCTCCAAACTTCTTGGCCAGCTTATTGGCAATCATGACGAGAATGAGTCCTACCAGTCCTTTAAACAAGCCTACTGTGGTACTGAAGCTGAGCTGTCCATTCTTCAGACCCGCAGTATATACATAAGTATCAAAGATTTCCCCAACCTCCCGATTGAGTGAGTTCAGGAGCAGGAACATATGCTCAAATCCCAGTTCAAGCGTGTTGCCGATCTTGAGTATGAGCAGTGTAATGATCACGGGACGAATGGCCGGCAAAGTGACATGCCAAATCTTACGGAGCCTGCTGGCACCGTCCATTTCAGCGGCTTCATAGAGCTGAGTATCTACCACTGTAATCGCTGCGAGATAGATAATGGTAGACCAGCCGACTTCTTTCCAGATAATTTGACCGATGTACATCGGACGCAGCCACTCCGGTGAAGTTAAGAAGCTGATCTTCTGACCACCTAATGCAGCAATGATCTCATTTACAACACCGCCATCCACATTCAGAAATACATATGTAATGGAGACGATGATAACCCATGACATGAAATGCGGAATGTAAATGATCGTTTGAATCGAGCTCTTGAACAGCTTGTGTCTGACTTCGTTCAGCATGAGTGCAAGTATAATAGGTAATGGGAAGAAGACGACAAGCTCAAGTGCAAATAAGATTAAGGTGTTGCTGAGGAGCATGGCGAATGTCGGTTCAGTGAACAACCTGATGAAATGCTTGAACCCGACCCAAGGACTCCCTTGAATACCAAGATAGGGCTGATAATCCTGAAAGGAAATAATGAGTCCGCCCATTGGCAAGTACTTAAATACAACAAAGAATAGAAATCCGGGTAAAATCATTAAATAGAGCAGCTTGTATTTCTTCAAAAAATGAAAGGGTTGAAACATCTCTTTTTTCTTACGTGTGCCCACCTGATATGAAACGGCCGGGGTATCTGCTTCCTTCAATCGCTGTCGACCTCCTTGAAAAATACTTTTTCAACATGCAATGATGCTGAGTCGGTTGTTCGAAGCCAAGCATACCCTCTGATGGTCCGTTACGTATATAATCATCAGCTATATTCGCTGCTGGAATACGGGTTTAACAGGGATCAATGTAGCTCATGATCATTATTTAATATCAGGATTATCAGTGTAAGAAGCGGCTTTTTCACATGAAATGAATGTCGTAGGACATGATTATATACGGAATTTGGTCCCCTTGATAAGGTGTATATATCTCAATAATACTTACATCCGAAATAGAAGGAGGTCCTCATCTTATGGCTGCAACTGCCAAGAAACCCACCTATAAAAAAGAGTCCCTTGGAAGCCGTATATTTAATATCGTCAATTATACGCTTCTTGCTCTGATCGCACTGGCTTGTCTGCTTCCCTTCATTAATGTACTCGCAAGCTCATTTGCATCTACACAGGAGCTGGTTGAGAAGAAGTTCGTGTTATTCCCTACGACCTTCTCCCTGGATGCATACAAGTACATCTTCTCGACCTCGACGATCTTCCAAGGTCTAGCGGTATCGATTGGTACGACGATCGTGGGAACGGCCGTAAGCATGCTCCTGACTGCGCTGATGGCTTATGGCTTGTCCCGCAAATATTTATATGGAAGAAGCTTCATTAATTTCATTGTTGTATTCTCCATGCTGTTCAGCGGTGGTATGATTCCTACCTTTCTGATTGTCAAAGCCGTCGGGTTGATTGATTCATATTGGTCCTTGATCCTCCCCGTTGCTATCAATGCATTTAACCTCATTATTATGAGAAACTTCTTCCAAGCACTGCCGGATAGCCTTGAGGAATCTGCCAAGATCGACGGAGCGAATGATTTCCGAATTCTAGGGAGCATTATGCTGCCGCTCGCCCTTCCGTCGATTGCTACGCTGTCCTTGTTCTATGGGGTTACCTACTGGAATACCTACACGAATGCGATTCTGTACCTGACGGATTCGGACAAATGGCCTTTGCAGGTCCTTCTAAGACAAATTGTTATCGTCTCCAGCGGTATGGAAGGCGACAGCTCTGCGGTAGATATTATCCCGCCGGCGCAGACCATCAAGATGGCCGTCATCGTTGTGGCTACACTTCCAATGCTGATTGCTTATCCGTTCGTACAGAAGCATTTTACCAAAGGCGCACTGCTTGGTGCTGTAAAAGGATAGCTACATTAAGAACAAAGAAGTTCGGCTACGCGCATGTCATTATGCTCCGCGTGCTCCGAACTTCTTTTGTTTGACACATGCCTGAACTTCAAGCTTAATGATCATGCTTGCAGCTTCATTTTTCGATATGCTCCGGGTGTCACATGCTCTTTCTTTCGGAAGGATCTAATAAAATTCTGAGGATTCTGATATTGTAATCGCTCTGCAATGTCTTTAATGGTCATATCCGTATCCACCAGCCATTTTCTTGCGATATCTAGTCGATAATTCATCAGGAATTCTGTGAACGTCATGCCATATTCCTTCTTAAAGATGCTGCTCAGATAATTGGGACTATAGTGCAGTCTTTCACTGATGGATTCTAGTGACAACTCCTGATCGTATTCCGCTCGGATGATGGATGCAATGCGGTCGGCGATCGACCTGAATTGGTGATTGGTCTTCTCCTTCATGCATTTGACCATGGGCAGTATCACTTCATCGACCAGAATACGTTCAATCTCCTCCGGGTTGCGAATATTCAATAAGCGGTGGTACAAATTAGCGTTATCCGGAGTTAAGAGTACTTCAGCACCAATGTGCTGTTCTAGTTGAATCAAATTATTAACGAAGCGCATCAGTGTCACTTCCAGATTCATCGGGTTCTTGCTGTGCTTCATCATGTCAGCCAGCAATGGGTACAGCGAGCGAAGAACAGCACTCTCATCACCCAGCCGGATTGCATCAAACAGCTGTGTCTCAAGCTCTGCTGGATAATGAAGAACCATCGGTCCTGAGATGACCGTCGAGATATCATCAAAGAAGATGATCGACTCTTTTCCTAAATTAAGTCTGTGATGAAGGGCCTCAATGCTCATCTCGCCAGCTTCACGGCTCTTAAGCAAATCGGTATAACACTGACTTACCCCAATACTGACAGGCAGTCTTAAATATTCTCGTGAGGATCGGATGATCTGTTTGGCGTAGGTGATAATCTTCTTACGGATCTCCTGCTCGCTGTCTCCGTCGAACATAAGGATCGTAGCTTGCGTACGCTCATTCATAACAACCGGGAGCAGTCTTCCTTCCTGGGGAACGATGTCCTGTACGAGATTGTTTACCGCAAGCAGTAAAACATCCTTATCTGACAATTGTTTATCATGATAGCGGTCCAATTGTACGAGCATGGTCACATACACCTTGTCCTCTTGTACTCGATATCCGAAGCGTGACATACTGCGCCAAGCCTCTTCAGGTGTTAATCGGTTATGCAGCAGATTAAGTACAAACTGTGTTTCGAGCTTCGGCTTCTCCGCCTCCATTAAATGCTCCAGACTTTCCTTCTCTGATACGATTGAGTCAATAGATCTGATGATCCAGTCTACCTCGTCCTTCATCATCGGTTCGGAGCTGTTCGCTAAGCTGCGCTGGATCTTGCGAATCGGCTTAGACAGATACACGGACAAGAAGTAAGCGATGATAAAAATTAATATCATGATGATTAAGCCCATGACAACGATACCGATGCGTGTAGCAGACATCGCTTCACTAACCGCTTTATCATCCAGCAGCGTCACAAACGTCCAGTTATTATACGAGGATTTGGCATAAATGACATTCACTTCTGCCTGCGTATCGCCCGGGATCGCCAGCTTTCCTGTTTGCGGCCGACTGGAGACTGCATCCATGATTTGTTTGATCTGAACATCAGTCAGCTGAGGATGTTCCGTGTCCGCCGAGTACAGGAGCTCACCTTGCTTGTTCAAAATATAAACCGGTGTATCCGGCTGTGACTGCAGTGTGTTATTGAGCGTCTTTAACGATATAGAAGACAGCGCAATGGCTTGCTTATTGTTCGAGAATACGGGCAGGGTATGTACAAATTGAATTCCGTCCGCTGTCTTTACCCAGAATAGATCCTCGCTCTTTTCGCTTATATATTTATTGTACAATTCTCTTTTCTCTTCCCCTGTCAGCCTGGATAAGGAGCCATTGGCAATGCTCCAGTCTTGCTTCAGACTAATGAGAGAATACTGAACACCATCCAGCCCAAGTGAAGCAATATAATTCAGCTGGGAATTTACCTCCTGATAGGTCTGGAATTCCTGCTCTGTGAGCGGGTTATTGATTACATCAGTGAAGGATTTGGTTGTACTGTAAGTGTTAAAGGCATATTCAATCGTCTGAATCTTCTGCTCTAGTGTGTTTCGAATCTGGGAGATCAGACTTTGCTGACTGTCGCTAATTCGTTCAACGACAGAGTTAGTAGTCGACACATAAATATAACTTCCAAAGGATATAACGAGTCCCAAGCTCAGGATGAGAACAGGAATGAATATATTATAGAATGTCTTGCTCTTTCTCATTATTTCCGCTCCCTTAACCCCATGATATGAATTTGGATGTTCTTTTTACATTAATTTCAATTATAGCGCTTTCATATCAATTTCGACAAACCTTTTTCCTAAAACGATTAAAAATTATCGCACCCAGGAGCAAATCAAATGATCTAGGCATATGCTGAAAAAAACTTGCTCACGTACAGAATGTGGTGTACAGAATGGGAGGAACAGCAGCTCATGAAGACCAATCCAGTCTTACAATCTCCATCCCTCAATCTTAGCGGGGATTCCAATGCAGTCACTACTTATAAGAGAGATGCGCATAATTACATTACACAAATGTTTGCAGAGCAAATGCCTGCGATCGAAACCGGTTTTTTCAGTGCACATATGAGCAAGAATATCATCGTTCAGCCTCATTGGCACACGAACGTTAATGAGCTGGTGTATGTCATTAGCGGAGAAGTCGTAACCTCCGTGTTTGATCCTTTTACACAGAAGCTGATGTCCTATCGGCTGAGGCCCGGTCAGGTCTCCATGTTTCCTAAAGGTTGGTTCCACTGGATCGTGTCCATGAAGGACAATACACATTTCCTTACGATCTTTGATGAACCGACACCTGACATTGTTTACGGCTCTGACTTCCTTCGGTTCACACCGAAAGAAATTATGAATCTTGCTTACTGTGTAGATGAACAAAAATATGCGGAAGCGGCCCTACCTATTCAAGAATCTGTTATCCTTGGTCCACCGCCTGGCTGTAAAAAAGCAAAGAGCAGCTCGCAAGGAAAGAACAGCACGCATCGGACTATGAATCACACACCAGAACCGGTTGCACAAGGGAATAACATCCCTGCTCAAGGTGTTTTTCATCAATCAAGTTATGGTCCTCATGGATATTCGGACGATGATTACGAATGGGTCAAGGCCAGTCCGTATAATTATTATTATCCTCACAGCTCTTCACACTATCAGCCGTAGTAATGCATACAATTACAATAGACATTAAACCGCACTTTCATTACCCGTCATACGGGGTGAAGCTGCGGTTTTTCATATTGGATTGACTGCTCCTCAAGGTAATAATTGATTATAATGAGTCTATAGTCTAGATTCTTTTACCACGATTCCGTAGAGTCTTGAATGTTGATATGACTAGAGAAGGAGCCTGCCGTAATGAAGCAAAATAAATATGATGAATCGTCCTTTTTCAACGAATACAGCCGCATGCCCCGCTCGACCGGTGGATTGGAGGCCGCTGGGGAATGGCCCGAGCTGAGACGAATGCTCCCAGATCTTAAGGACAAATCCGTCCTTGATTTAGGCTGTGGTTACGGCTGGCATTGTCGCTATGCTGAAGAACAAGGAGCTACCTATGTACTTGGAATTGATATATCGGAGAAAATGCTGGAACGTGCAAGACTTCTGACTGATCACGAGCATATTGAATATAGAAGAGCTGCCATTGAAGATCTGAGTGTGGATGACGACTCATTTGAGGTGGTACTCAGCTCGCTGGCAATCCACTATATTGAAGACTTTGAGCACTTGTGTCATAAAGTACATCAGTTACTGTCGCCTGGTGGTCATTTTGTTTTCTCCGTGGAGCATCCGATGTTTACAGCACTGGAAGCCCAAGATTTCTATTATGATAACTCCGGCACTAAATTACACTGGCCTGTTGACAACTACCACCTGGAGGGAATTCGGGAAGCTAATTTTCTAGGTCATACGGTAATGAAATATCATCGTACCGTTGCCAGCTACGTAAATGGGCTCTTGTCTGCAGGCTTTCAGCTGACTCGTTTATCCGAGCTGAAGCCGACATCCGAGATGCTAAGCTCCAACCCAGCATACGAAGAAGAGCTGAGGAGACCTATGTTTATGCTTATATCTGCGGTTAAGGAACGCTGAGCCTGCATAAAAAAGACCTCATTTCTTAAATTCATGTAAGAAATGAGGTCCCACTCAACCTAATTTAGATGAACTTTAATGACACTGCCGGACTGCGCACTTACGCTGCCAGCGGATTCGTTCGGCTCCACA
This sequence is a window from Paenibacillus urinalis. Protein-coding genes within it:
- a CDS encoding AraC family transcriptional regulator yields the protein MRKSKTFYNIFIPVLILSLGLVISFGSYIYVSTTNSVVERISDSQQSLISQIRNTLEQKIQTIEYAFNTYSTTKSFTDVINNPLTEQEFQTYQEVNSQLNYIASLGLDGVQYSLISLKQDWSIANGSLSRLTGEEKRELYNKYISEKSEDLFWVKTADGIQFVHTLPVFSNNKQAIALSSISLKTLNNTLQSQPDTPVYILNKQGELLYSADTEHPQLTDVQIKQIMDAVSSRPQTGKLAIPGDTQAEVNVIYAKSSYNNWTFVTLLDDKAVSEAMSATRIGIVVMGLIIMILIFIIAYFLSVYLSKPIRKIQRSLANSSEPMMKDEVDWIIRSIDSIVSEKESLEHLMEAEKPKLETQFVLNLLHNRLTPEEAWRSMSRFGYRVQEDKVYVTMLVQLDRYHDKQLSDKDVLLLAVNNLVQDIVPQEGRLLPVVMNERTQATILMFDGDSEQEIRKKIITYAKQIIRSSREYLRLPVSIGVSQCYTDLLKSREAGEMSIEALHHRLNLGKESIIFFDDISTVISGPMVLHYPAELETQLFDAIRLGDESAVLRSLYPLLADMMKHSKNPMNLEVTLMRFVNNLIQLEQHIGAEVLLTPDNANLYHRLLNIRNPEEIERILVDEVILPMVKCMKEKTNHQFRSIADRIASIIRAEYDQELSLESISERLHYSPNYLSSIFKKEYGMTFTEFLMNYRLDIARKWLVDTDMTIKDIAERLQYQNPQNFIRSFRKKEHVTPGAYRKMKLQA
- a CDS encoding ABC transporter permease, which produces MFQPFHFLKKYKLLYLMILPGFLFFVVFKYLPMGGLIISFQDYQPYLGIQGSPWVGFKHFIRLFTEPTFAMLLSNTLILFALELVVFFPLPIILALMLNEVRHKLFKSSIQTIIYIPHFMSWVIIVSITYVFLNVDGGVVNEIIAALGGQKISFLTSPEWLRPMYIGQIIWKEVGWSTIIYLAAITVVDTQLYEAAEMDGASRLRKIWHVTLPAIRPVIITLLILKIGNTLELGFEHMFLLLNSLNREVGEIFDTYVYTAGLKNGQLSFSTTVGLFKGLVGLILVMIANKLAKKFGEDGVY
- a CDS encoding carbohydrate ABC transporter permease — its product is MAATAKKPTYKKESLGSRIFNIVNYTLLALIALACLLPFINVLASSFASTQELVEKKFVLFPTTFSLDAYKYIFSTSTIFQGLAVSIGTTIVGTAVSMLLTALMAYGLSRKYLYGRSFINFIVVFSMLFSGGMIPTFLIVKAVGLIDSYWSLILPVAINAFNLIIMRNFFQALPDSLEESAKIDGANDFRILGSIMLPLALPSIATLSLFYGVTYWNTYTNAILYLTDSDKWPLQVLLRQIVIVSSGMEGDSSAVDIIPPAQTIKMAVIVVATLPMLIAYPFVQKHFTKGALLGAVKG
- a CDS encoding cupin domain-containing protein; amino-acid sequence: MKTNPVLQSPSLNLSGDSNAVTTYKRDAHNYITQMFAEQMPAIETGFFSAHMSKNIIVQPHWHTNVNELVYVISGEVVTSVFDPFTQKLMSYRLRPGQVSMFPKGWFHWIVSMKDNTHFLTIFDEPTPDIVYGSDFLRFTPKEIMNLAYCVDEQKYAEAALPIQESVILGPPPGCKKAKSSSQGKNSTHRTMNHTPEPVAQGNNIPAQGVFHQSSYGPHGYSDDDYEWVKASPYNYYYPHSSSHYQP
- a CDS encoding class I SAM-dependent methyltransferase, giving the protein MKQNKYDESSFFNEYSRMPRSTGGLEAAGEWPELRRMLPDLKDKSVLDLGCGYGWHCRYAEEQGATYVLGIDISEKMLERARLLTDHEHIEYRRAAIEDLSVDDDSFEVVLSSLAIHYIEDFEHLCHKVHQLLSPGGHFVFSVEHPMFTALEAQDFYYDNSGTKLHWPVDNYHLEGIREANFLGHTVMKYHRTVASYVNGLLSAGFQLTRLSELKPTSEMLSSNPAYEEELRRPMFMLISAVKER